The Muribaculum intestinale genome includes the window TACAATGTATCAATTACGTGATACTCTTGACCGCAGTCTGTTTCAAGGTACTGCGGGGGTGAGTAATATTTCTGTCAGCGATCTGGCCAACCGCATTATAAAACTCAGCGTGCTTGAGGCCAAGATGCTGAAGAGCGAGATTGTCGACTCTGAGCATCTGTTGCTGGCTCTCTTCCATAATAAGGAGGTACAGGGAACTGAGGCGTTCCGTGCATTTATTGATGCCGGAGTCACCTATGAGGCTATCTATAAATTGCTCGCCAACGTGGCTGATGCTCCAAGTATGGGCACATCGTTTGGCGACGATGAAGATGATGAAGATGACGATATGCCGGGCTCATCGTCAGACAGAGCTTCGTCGGGTTCTTCCCAGCAGAGTGTGCCATCTTCTTCCCAGCGGGCTGCCGGACGCCGTGGCAACGACACTCCGGTGCTTGATAAATTCGGCAATGATATGACACGTGCGGCCGAGGAGGGGCGTCTTGACCCTGTGATAGGCCGCGATACGGAGATAGAGCGTCTGGCGCAGATATTGAGCCGTCGCAAGAAAAACAATCCGGTGCTTATCGGAGAGCCGGGTGTGGGCAAGTCGGCTATTGTCGAAGGGCTTGCTCTGCGTATCGTACAGCGCAAGGTGTCGCGTATACTGTTTGACAAGAGGGTGATATCGCTCGACATGGCTTCAATCGTGGCCGGTACAAAGTACCGCGGTCAGTTTGAAGAGCGTATAAAAGGCATTCTCAATGAGCTCTCGAAAAACAAGGACGTGATTCTGTTTATCGACGAGCTGCATACTATTGTCGGGGCTGGTAATGCCGCCGGCTCGATGGATGCCGCCAATCTGCTCAAGCCGGCTCTTGCCCGCGGAGAGATACAGTGCATAGGCGCCACTACTCTCGATGAGTACCGTAAGAATATAGAGAAGGATGGGGCGCTTGAACGTCGATTCCAGAAGGTGATGGTCGAACCGACATCATCAGAAGAGACACTGATAATTCTTAATAATATCAAGGATAAATATGAGGAGCATCATAATGTGACCTATACTCCTGATGCACTGGAAGCCTGTGTCAAACTTACCGAACGGTATGTGAGCGACCGCAATTTCCCTGACAAGGCTATTGATGCCATGGATGAGGCCGGCTCTCGTGTGCATGTTACGAATATTGTGGTGCCGCGTGAAATCGAACAGCTTGAGGTGCAGATTTCAGAGGCTAACGCGTCTAAGCTACAGGCTGCACAGAATCAGAATTTTGAATCGGCGGCTTCGTTCCGCGACAAGGAGCATCGTCTGAAGAAGGAACTCGACGAGGCTAAGAGTAAATGGGAAGCCTCGCTCAACGATATACGCGAGGTGGTTGATGAAGAGAAAGTAGCCGAGGTCGTGGCGATGATGACCGGTGTGCCCGTGCAGCGCATAGCCCAGGCCGAGGGTATGCGTCTGCGAGAGTTGGGCCCTAAACTCAAGAACAACATTATCGGGCAGGACCAGGCGATTGACAAGATTGTGAAGGCCATACAGCGTAATCGTGTCGGACTTAAGGATCCCAACAAACCGATAGGAACATTCATGTTCCTCGGTCCGACCGGTGTCGGAAAGACGCATCTTGCGAAGAAGCTCGCCGAATACCTGTTTGACAGCGCCGACACTCTTATACGCGTCGATATGAGCGAGTATATGGAGAAGTTTACTGTGAGCCGCCTCGTAGGAGCGCCTCCGGGGTATGTGGGCTATGAGGAAGGTGGACAACTTACGGAGAAAGTGCGTCAGCATCCTTATTCGATTGTGTTGCTCGACGAGATTGAAAAGGCTCATCCCGATGTGTTCAACCTGTTGCTTCAGGTGCTTGACGAGGGACGCCTGACCGACAGCCTCGGACGCCGCGTCGACTTCAAGAACACAATAATCATCATGACCTCCAATATCGGAAGCCGCCAGCTTAAGGATTTCGGTACGGGTGTAGGCTTCAATACCCGTGCCGCCGACAAGGAGTATAGCCATGGTGTTATACAGAAGGCTCTCAACAAGGCGTTCTCGCCTGAGTTCCTCAACCGTGTGGATGATATCGTGATGTTCGACGAGCTTGACCGCGATGCGATATTCCGTATTATCGATATCGAGCTTGCCGGATTCTACAAGAGGGTGGCATCGCTCGGATATACGCTTGACATTACTGCCGCCGCCAAGGACTTCATCGCCAAGAAAGGATACGATCCTCAGTTTGGCGCCCGTCCGCTCAAACGTGCTATCCAGAAGTATCTTGAAGATGAGCTTGCCGAGTTGATTATCAACGCATCTGTGACTCCTGGTGCAAGAATCTGTGTGGGTTATGATGAGTGTGCCGATAAAATTGTCACAGAAATCAATGCTCCTGATTCGGTTTCGGACAAAGACGCAGAGCCGGCTGATGATGACTCTGCAGCTCCCGAAAAATGATAAGTAACATATAATGACAATCGCCGTGCAACGGATATGTCCGATTTGCACGGCGATTGTTTTTCTGCATAGGTTATATAGTCATTGCTTTTGTTATGCTTAACGGAGTCAGGATTGTCTGCGTCGGCGTCCTATTGTGCCTCCGCGTTTTAGAAATATGTGAAGCAGTATTATACACAGGAGAGTGGCTCCTATGATTCCGAAGTAGAACATGTAGTTGCCGGCGTAGAATTCGGCTCTGCCGATATAGCACATGATTGCAAGGTATATCAGCAACAGAAGTGGTAACCAGGTCGATTTTTTCATGGCAAGATGTAAATATGTGTATGTTATTGTAGTTTGATGTTTATACAGGATGATTGCGGTATATCGCATGTGATGATGACACATGCGTGTCTGCTAATGTTTGCTCTCGTCGTCGGAAGAGTCAGGAATCATTATGTAGGGCGAATCCTGCGGATTGAACGAGCCACTCGTGAGTGCGTGATAAATTCTCAGGCATGCCCATGCGTCAATTGCTGCATAAATCTGCTGAGGGGCTGTGAGCACTGTTGCTTCCCAGTTGCTCAACCTCTGGCTTTTGGATATGCGTTCACCGAATACGATTCCATATATTTTCTGAAGGCTTGAGTCGTGAATCGCATATCCTGACACGATATCCTGAAGGTCGATAAACCCGGCAGGGGAGAATTGAATGCCACGGTGCATTACATGGAAGTCATCCTTCAGCGACAGTCCAATTTTAAGTATCCCCGGGTCTTCAAAGAAATCGCACAATTCTTTGGTGATGCCGAATTTGTTGATTCGGAACAGATAGCAGCAGTCACCGGTGGATACTTGGATAAGGGCTACTTTATTGGGATGCCCTTTACGGAACGAAGGTTTAGTCTCGGTGTCGAATCCTACTACGGGGCAGCGCTTTATTGCGCACAGGGCGCTTGCAGCCTGCTCCGGTGTATTGACAACCACTATGTGGCCCGGATAGGCCACAACGGGCAACTCCGCGAGTCGCTCTTTGGATATGGATAATATTAAGGTGTTGACATTCATCCGTCTTACTCTTATAATCCCATGAACAGTGGAAGCCATGCCCGATATCATCTATGCAGGATTATGACTTTTATCACCGTAAAGTTACAAATTTATGTTGTAGAGCATGCGAATACACTTTGCGGTATAACATTTTTTAACTCTTGTGCGGTGGTTATATGCTTATTCTAAAGGTGTTTTACATCTCTATGAATGATGCATCCGGAAAGTGTCGGGAGACATATCTGCCTATAAATTCTCTTGTGTCTTTCGCAATGATTCGGTCATTGTCAAAAAATGTGTTGTAAATGACCGAAAACAGTTTTATGCCACGGCTCCTGATGGCTTCGAGGGAGAGAATGGTATGGTTTATTGAGCCGAGCACGCCGTTTGTGACGAGTATTATCGGCAACTCATACCGGGCTACATAGTCTATGGTGAAGAAGTCGTCGGTAATGGGTACCATAAGGCCGCCGGCACCTTCGACAAGCACCACATCGTAGCGTGAGGCGAGAATATCGGTCGATTTTTTGATAATGTCAAGGTCTATGTCGCGTCCATCGATGCGTGCTGCAAGCTGGGCTGAGGCCGGATAGCTGAAGATGACAGGAGCTGTAGTGTGGTCGAGATCTTCCGGGAGCATTTCTATACCCATTATTTTGCGGTGAGCCTCGATATCTTCCGACCATGTGTCGTTGCCGGTCTGTATGAACTTCTGAGTAGCGACTTTATGACCTTTTTCCATCAGTCGCTTGGCAAGCATGCCGGTTATATATGTCTTTCCGGCATCGGTGTCGATGCCGGATATAAAGTATACTCCATTCATGTTTTTTCTGCAATTAGGTAAAGGGGATGGTAGGTAAGATTTACACTTCCGTCGTGATTTCTCGGATATCCGGAAAGAATACGGCTGAGAGGTGTATCAGTGCCGCGCATACCGTTGACTCCGGTAGCACGCAGATGTCGCATCACTTCTTTTGGAGAGTCGAAACGCAATGTTATATCTTCCTGATCTGCTGCCAGCAGGCGCATATTTGCGGGGAGTAGCCCGACGAGTTCATTTAAGGTGAGATAACGCAGCGGGAGGTTGGTCACTTGTGTGAGTTCCTGCATATTGCGCTCTCCGAATGTGGAGATTACGAGATGGCCGCCCGAGGACAGCGCACGTGCGGCGTTGGATATGAATCCGGACGGTGAATTAAACCATTGTATAGTGGAGGCGCTTACAATGGCATCGACAGAAGTGTCAGGCTGACGAGACATGAATTCTTCGGCATCCCCGGTCAATGTCTCGACCGAAGTACAGGTAAACTCAATATCGGATGGACACAAATCCCAGAGAATCAGATGCGACGGTTTCAATTCCGACATGTAAAGGCGCGTCATTGTTCCGGTGCCGAATCCGGCCTCGATTATTGACTGAGGAGAGCGGCAGGCAAGCTCATTTCGCCACATATCCCATAGATGACCGGCTATTGCTTTCTGTGCCACAGCTTCGTTATCATATGTTGGAAGTGAGCGCATAAATTTCCGGGCTACATAATCTTTGTCGATGATTTCCTGATTTATGATTGTCTGCCAGTCCGGCAGGTGGCCATCTTCGGTGATGCGGATTCGAGTGGATAGGGTATCCCACGCCCGCCTAAGGTTGTCGGCGGGAAATATACGGTCATTTCCCGCGATTATTGCCCGGTCCCATTTTAATGTGGTGGAATGTATGGTGTGATTCTCTTTGGCAAGCATGCCAAGGATACGAAGTTCGTCGCGTAGCTCATCTATGGGCCGGTCGGGTTGTACATCTCGATATCCGGCATATTCTTCTTTATTCCGGCACATGCGTCGCCGGAATTTCTGCAGCGAGGATTCGTCGAGCCCGTCAAGGGTACCGGTGAAAATTGCATATGGAATTCCTCTCAAATCATCTATCGGGTAAGGACTTCCGTTAACGGCAATTGACAGAGTAGGGCGTATGTCGGGATGGCCGCATAATACGCGTTCTGCCATCATCACTCCCATTGACCAGGCAAACAGGTAGATGTTGCGATAGCGTTGTATATGCGACGTGTCAAAGGATGGGTCGCGGTAATCCCATACGGCCATTATATCGCAGCCGGGGTATCGCAGAGTGCTTATTGCTTGCGCATCGGTGCCCCAGCCGAGAAATATCAGAATTAGGTCGTGGTTGTCGTTGGATTTATGTATAATTCGTTGAATCATAGTCGATGAAGCGTGGCGGCAATAGCAACGCTTACATTTTGGAGGTCAGAATCCGTGAGGGCCGCGCTCAAGCTGAAGCGAAGACGTTCAGTGCCTGGAGGGACCGTCGGAGTACGTATAGGGAGCACTTTTACCCCATGCTGAAGCAGTTTTTGCGATAGCTCTACAGTGCGCACTGCGTCTCCTGTCACCAAAGGCATTATGTGGCTTGGCTGTGGGGGAAGAGCCAAATATGGCGCCAATATTGAGGACATCCTGCGTGTAATCTCTTGGAGGCGTGCGCGCTCGGTGTCCATACCGATAATTTTTTCAATAATATATCTGCTCCATCGGCATACCATGGGTGGAATGGCGGTGGAGAAGATAAAACTGCGTGCACGGTTTACGAGAAACTCGCGTATGTCGGGGCTTGTGGCGACAAATGCGCCGGATGACGCGGCCGCTTTGCCAAGCGTGCCTACAATGATATCGACCATATGACCTCGCGGATTGCTTTTCACGAGGCCGAGTCCTCGGTCGCCTATGACGCCGAATGCGTGGGCCTCGTCGACGTAGAGCATTACGTTGGGGTAATGCTCTTTTAATGCGATTAGTGAGTCGAGATTGCATTGGTCGCCATCCATGCTGTATACCGATTCGACAATAACAAGGATACGTTCATATTCCTTGTGATGTTTCTCAAGCAGGCGCTCGAGATGTGAGATGTCATTGTGGTGGAATCGGGCAAATCTGGCACGTGAAAGCACGATGCCGTCGATTATCGAGGCATGGACAAGTTTGTCGGCAAGTATCATCGTTTCTTCTGACGCTATGGCCGATACAGTTCCGACATTGGCATGATAGCCGCTGTTGAACAGCAATACTGACCTTCCATACAGTGACGACAGCAACTCTTCAAGTGCATGGAAATCATCCTGTCCGGCAGCGAGCAGACGCGAGGCGGATGCGGTGAGCGGTGCCAAGCGGTTTTCAGACAAATCCATGAATTCCTGCTGTAGTCCGTGACGCGAAGCAAGCCCGAGATAGTCGTTGCTTGACAGATCGATACACTCCCTGCCCGAACCGGGCAGGGGTATATGGCGCAGGTTGCCTGATTGGCGCAGTTGCTCTAAGGTGGCTCTGAATGTTGGCATCAGCAATGTTTGAAACTCATGTCAAGTCCCTTGACCGAGTGGGTAAGGGCACCTACGGAAATGAAGTCGACGCCACATTCGCCATAGTCGCGGAGAGTTTCGAGTGTTATGCCGCCCGAAGATTCAACTTCGGCGCGTCCGTTTATAAGTTCTACAGCTTCTTTCGTGCGCTCCGGGGTGAAGTTGTCGAGCATGATGCGGTCCACTCCGGCTTCGAGAGCCTGAAGTATTTCTTCGGTGTTGCGCACCTCGACTTCTATTTTAAGGTCTTTGCCTTTTTCGGCAAGGTATTTCTTCGCGGAGTTTACTGCCTGGGGTATACCACCTGCGAAATCGACATGATTGTCCTTTATGAGAATCATGTCAAACAATCCGATACGGTGGTTTTCGCCTCCTCCGATTTTGACGGCCATTTTTTCGAGCATGCGCATGCCGGGAGTTGTCTTGCGCGTATCGAGTACTTTTGTTTTAAGTCCTGCGAGGCGTTCCTGATAGCGTGCGGTCATTGTGGCGATGCCGCTCATGCGTTGCATTATATTGAGCATGACGCGCTCGGTCTGTAGCAGAGAGCGCACAGGCCCTTCGACCACGAATGCGATATCGCCGGGCTTTACATGGGCGCCGTCGTTGATGTATTGTGTAATCTTCAGCGAGGAATCGAATTTCTCAAATACCTTTTTTGCAATCTCGATACCGGCTATTATGCCCTCTTCCTTTACGAGGAGGTGCTGTCGGCCTGTAGCCTCGGCCGGGATGGTGCTGAGAGTGGTATGGTCGCCGTCGCCCACATCTTCGGCAAAAGCAAGGTTGAGCAGGTCGTCGATGAGTTGGTCGGTAGTTTTCATAAACGGGAATATTAAAGGGACAAAAGAGCCTTCGGGACATGGTTGTGTGTCGCCATTGGTTCTTTTGTCCCGATATGTTTTATTGAGTTATTCTGATGCAATCAGAGCTTTTCGTAGCCTGATATGGTAAGGTCGGCGCCTTTGCCAATCTTGGCAACAAGTCCCTGAAGAACTTTACCGGGGCCGAATTCTATAAACTCGGTAGCACCGTCTGCAATCATGTTCTGCACGGTTTTAGTCCAGCGTACGGGTGCGGTGAGCTGAGCAATCAGGTTAGCCTTGATTTCGACTGGGTCGGTATGAGGCAGAGCGTCGACATTCTGGTAGACGGGACACTTGGGAGTGTGAACCGGAGTATTCTCGATTGCTGCTGCGAGCTCGGCACGTGCCGGTTCCATGCAGGGGCTGTGGAAAGCGCCTCCGACTTTAAGTTTGAGTGCGCGTTTTGCGCCGGCTTCTGTGGCTTTTGCGCAAGCTGCGTCGATAGCCTCTATTTCCCCTGAGATTACGAGTTGGCCGGGGCAGTTGTAGTTGGCACATACGACCACGCCGTCTACACTTTCGCAGATTTCCTCGACTTTCTCGTCGGGAAGTGCGATGATAGCAGCCATTGTTGAGGGCTTCATCTCACAGGCTTTCTGCATAGCCTGCGCGCGGGCGCTTACCAGACGCAGACCGTCCTCGAAGCTCAGTGCTCCGGCAACAACGAGTGCGCAGAACTCACCGAGCGAGTGTCCGGCAGCCATGTCGGGCTTGATGCCTGTAGTTTCTTCGATTACCTTTGCGATGATTACTGAATGGAGGAATATCGCGGGCTGGGTAACTTTGGTCTGACGTAAATCCTCATCGGTGCCCTCAAACATGAGGTCTGTGATGCGGAAACCGAGGATTTCGTTGGCTTTCTCAAACATTGCGCGGGCCTCGGCATTGTTCTCGTAGAGGTCTTTGCCCATACCTACGAACTGTGCGCCTTGGCCGGGGAATACAAATGCTTTCATAATCGGATTGGTTATATTTATGTCTTGATTTTATCTTATAGTGTAGTATCGTTGATGACTTTATGCGTTCATGCTGCGGAGAAGTTCGTCGTTGTCGCGGGTCTTCTCCATCTGGTCGCGCATGAACTCCATGGCCTCGATTGATGTACGGTCGCTGAGGTAACGGCGCAGAATCCATATGCGCTGTAATGTCTCCTGACGCTGCAACAGGTCGTCGCGACGAGTGCTTGACGCCATGATATCGACAGCGGGGAAGATTCGTTTGTTGGAGAGTTTGCGGTCAAGCTGAAGCTCCATATTGCCTGTGCCTTTGAATTCTTCGAAGATTACTTCGTCCATCTTTGAACTTGTTTCTGTAAGGGCTGTGGCGATTATGGTCAGCGAGCCTCCGCCTTCGATATTACGCGCTGCACCGAAGAAGCGCTTTGGTTTCTGGAGTGCGTTGGCATCGACACCTCCTGACAGGATTTTGCCGGAGGCTGGCGATACGGTGTTGTATGCGCGTGCGAGTCGGGTGATGGAGTCGAGCAGGATTACTACATCATGTCCGCACTCAACAAGACGTTTAGCTTTCTCAAGCACGATGCCTGCAATCTTGACGTGGCGCTCGGCCGGTTCGTCAAATGTAGAGGCTATGACCTCGGCGTTTACGCTACGGCTCATATCGGTTACCTCCTCGGGGCGTTCATCAATGAGAAGAATCATGATATAGGTCTCGGGATGGTTTTCCGCAATGGCATTGGCGATATCTTTGAGCAGTATGGTCTTGCCGGTTTTAGGCGGAGCTACAATAAGACCGCGCTGGCCCTTGCCGATTGGCGAGAACATGTCGACCACGCGTGTGGAGATATTGCTTGACCTACCGCCGGTGAGGTCGAATTTTTCGTCGGGGAAGAGGGGGGTCAGGTGTTCAAAGGGTACGCGGTCGCGGATATATTCGGGTGTGCGTCCGTTTACATCGCGAACTTCGCCGAGAGGGAAATATTTTTCGTTTTCTTTCGGCGGACGAATCCAGCCTTCGACAACGTCGCCTGTCTTCAGCCCATACTGCTTGATCTGCTGCTGTGTGACGTATATGTCGTCGGGCGATGCAAGATAATTGTAATCGCTTGAACGCAGGAATCCATATCCTTCCGGCGTAATCTCGAGAACGCCTGACGCGAGCAGCAGACCGTCGAAATTATATCGGGGCTGTTGGGGCTCCGGGATAAAGTCGCGGTTATTGTTGTTATTGTTGCGGTTGCGCTTGTTCTTTTTATTCTGCTGCTGTTGCTGCTTTTGCATAGCCATATTCTGGGCCGGCTCCTGAATTACTATAGGTGCGACGGCGGCAGCGGCGGCGGCTTCTTCTTTTTCGCGCTGAGAGCGTGGCACGAATTTACGTTCGGTGCGGAAGAAAGAGCCAAATGAACTGTCCTTTGACGGGCGGAAGTCTCTTCTTTTCTGTTGCTGCTGGCCCTCATTTATTTGTTGAGGTGCATCAGTGGTATTGTCCGAGGGGGTATTTTCAGTCGTGATGCCGTCCTGTGCGGGCTGAAGTTCAGCAGAGGGGAGTAGTGCCAGAGGATTTGAAATCGGCGGATTTACTTCATTCATTTCCGGATTATCCGATGCTGTCAATTCTGCAACCGTCTGAGGCTTTTCATCGGAGGGATTCTTGGCTTCGGATGTCGGAATCTGTTGGATGGCAAGGAGCTCTGCGCGGGCTTTTTCAGCAGCCGCTTCAGCTGCAAGCTGTGCTTTAGAGGGGCGCCCCGGTTTGCGTCGCGGGGGCTGAGGGATTTCTATGGGCAGATTTTCGCTGTCAGAGGAGGTGGGTTTTTCCTGCTGTTCCTCAATCGTCTGATTGTCGGCCTGTCTGTTTTTCTTGCCTTGTCGCTGGTTGTCGCGTGGCTTTTTATCTTTACCTTGGTTTTCGACGTTGTTTGTGGCTTCAGATGGTTCTGTAGCCAATTCGTTGTTGCTGTTGTCGCTTTTGGGCTGTCTGCCTTTTTTTTGCTTTGGCTGGCGTGTTTTTTTATTATTAGTGTTGCTTGCCGCAGAGTTGTTGGCGGCGACCTCGGCCTGCTGGTCGAGAATTTTATAGACAAGGTCCTCCTTATTCTCGGCGTCAAATTTCGTTACGCCTAAATTGCCGGCGATATCTGCCAGTTGCTGGGACGACATTGCGTCGAGTTCGTCGTATTTGTACATATTGCCTTGTTTGGAATGGCTGGTGAGAGGTTAGGTAGCTTAAATTGGATTTGCGTTACACTTAAAATATGCGCTTTATTATGGCCCGGTAGTATAGCAATTAATAATTGAACCATAGTACAGGCGCGGATTTTGTGTTTCCGTTGATTTCACACATTAATTTCTTGTCAGAGATTTGTCGTGCTGGAAATCCGTATGGAATTGCGTCAGATAAATCAGGTACAGGGTAATCCCACGTGCTTAGAAGCGTATCTAGGGTT containing:
- a CDS encoding ATP-dependent Clp protease ATP-binding subunit, giving the protein MDTIFSNELKHVLDQSRTEAIRHNNNVVTPEHMLMAIMSQSGSHAFQAIQQLIDADTMYQLRDTLDRSLFQGTAGVSNISVSDLANRIIKLSVLEAKMLKSEIVDSEHLLLALFHNKEVQGTEAFRAFIDAGVTYEAIYKLLANVADAPSMGTSFGDDEDDEDDDMPGSSSDRASSGSSQQSVPSSSQRAAGRRGNDTPVLDKFGNDMTRAAEEGRLDPVIGRDTEIERLAQILSRRKKNNPVLIGEPGVGKSAIVEGLALRIVQRKVSRILFDKRVISLDMASIVAGTKYRGQFEERIKGILNELSKNKDVILFIDELHTIVGAGNAAGSMDAANLLKPALARGEIQCIGATTLDEYRKNIEKDGALERRFQKVMVEPTSSEETLIILNNIKDKYEEHHNVTYTPDALEACVKLTERYVSDRNFPDKAIDAMDEAGSRVHVTNIVVPREIEQLEVQISEANASKLQAAQNQNFESAASFRDKEHRLKKELDEAKSKWEASLNDIREVVDEEKVAEVVAMMTGVPVQRIAQAEGMRLRELGPKLKNNIIGQDQAIDKIVKAIQRNRVGLKDPNKPIGTFMFLGPTGVGKTHLAKKLAEYLFDSADTLIRVDMSEYMEKFTVSRLVGAPPGYVGYEEGGQLTEKVRQHPYSIVLLDEIEKAHPDVFNLLLQVLDEGRLTDSLGRRVDFKNTIIIMTSNIGSRQLKDFGTGVGFNTRAADKEYSHGVIQKALNKAFSPEFLNRVDDIVMFDELDRDAIFRIIDIELAGFYKRVASLGYTLDITAAAKDFIAKKGYDPQFGARPLKRAIQKYLEDELAELIINASVTPGARICVGYDECADKIVTEINAPDSVSDKDAEPADDDSAAPEK
- a CDS encoding 3'-5' exonuclease produces the protein MNVNTLILSISKERLAELPVVAYPGHIVVVNTPEQAASALCAIKRCPVVGFDTETKPSFRKGHPNKVALIQVSTGDCCYLFRINKFGITKELCDFFEDPGILKIGLSLKDDFHVMHRGIQFSPAGFIDLQDIVSGYAIHDSSLQKIYGIVFGERISKSQRLSNWEATVLTAPQQIYAAIDAWACLRIYHALTSGSFNPQDSPYIMIPDSSDDESKH
- the bioD gene encoding dethiobiotin synthase — protein: MNGVYFISGIDTDAGKTYITGMLAKRLMEKGHKVATQKFIQTGNDTWSEDIEAHRKIMGIEMLPEDLDHTTAPVIFSYPASAQLAARIDGRDIDLDIIKKSTDILASRYDVVLVEGAGGLMVPITDDFFTIDYVARYELPIILVTNGVLGSINHTILSLEAIRSRGIKLFSVIYNTFFDNDRIIAKDTREFIGRYVSRHFPDASFIEM
- a CDS encoding pimeloyl-ACP methyl esterase BioG family protein, whose translation is MIQRIIHKSNDNHDLILIFLGWGTDAQAISTLRYPGCDIMAVWDYRDPSFDTSHIQRYRNIYLFAWSMGVMMAERVLCGHPDIRPTLSIAVNGSPYPIDDLRGIPYAIFTGTLDGLDESSLQKFRRRMCRNKEEYAGYRDVQPDRPIDELRDELRILGMLAKENHTIHSTTLKWDRAIIAGNDRIFPADNLRRAWDTLSTRIRITEDGHLPDWQTIINQEIIDKDYVARKFMRSLPTYDNEAVAQKAIAGHLWDMWRNELACRSPQSIIEAGFGTGTMTRLYMSELKPSHLILWDLCPSDIEFTCTSVETLTGDAEEFMSRQPDTSVDAIVSASTIQWFNSPSGFISNAARALSSGGHLVISTFGERNMQELTQVTNLPLRYLTLNELVGLLPANMRLLAADQEDITLRFDSPKEVMRHLRATGVNGMRGTDTPLSRILSGYPRNHDGSVNLTYHPLYLIAEKT
- a CDS encoding aminotransferase class I/II-fold pyridoxal phosphate-dependent enzyme, producing MPTFRATLEQLRQSGNLRHIPLPGSGRECIDLSSNDYLGLASRHGLQQEFMDLSENRLAPLTASASRLLAAGQDDFHALEELLSSLYGRSVLLFNSGYHANVGTVSAIASEETMILADKLVHASIIDGIVLSRARFARFHHNDISHLERLLEKHHKEYERILVIVESVYSMDGDQCNLDSLIALKEHYPNVMLYVDEAHAFGVIGDRGLGLVKSNPRGHMVDIIVGTLGKAAASSGAFVATSPDIREFLVNRARSFIFSTAIPPMVCRWSRYIIEKIIGMDTERARLQEITRRMSSILAPYLALPPQPSHIMPLVTGDAVRTVELSQKLLQHGVKVLPIRTPTVPPGTERLRFSLSAALTDSDLQNVSVAIAATLHRL
- the nadC gene encoding carboxylating nicotinate-nucleotide diphosphorylase; the encoded protein is MKTTDQLIDDLLNLAFAEDVGDGDHTTLSTIPAEATGRQHLLVKEEGIIAGIEIAKKVFEKFDSSLKITQYINDGAHVKPGDIAFVVEGPVRSLLQTERVMLNIMQRMSGIATMTARYQERLAGLKTKVLDTRKTTPGMRMLEKMAVKIGGGENHRIGLFDMILIKDNHVDFAGGIPQAVNSAKKYLAEKGKDLKIEVEVRNTEEILQALEAGVDRIMLDNFTPERTKEAVELINGRAEVESSGGITLETLRDYGECGVDFISVGALTHSVKGLDMSFKHC
- the fabD gene encoding ACP S-malonyltransferase — protein: MKAFVFPGQGAQFVGMGKDLYENNAEARAMFEKANEILGFRITDLMFEGTDEDLRQTKVTQPAIFLHSVIIAKVIEETTGIKPDMAAGHSLGEFCALVVAGALSFEDGLRLVSARAQAMQKACEMKPSTMAAIIALPDEKVEEICESVDGVVVCANYNCPGQLVISGEIEAIDAACAKATEAGAKRALKLKVGGAFHSPCMEPARAELAAAIENTPVHTPKCPVYQNVDALPHTDPVEIKANLIAQLTAPVRWTKTVQNMIADGATEFIEFGPGKVLQGLVAKIGKGADLTISGYEKL
- the rho gene encoding transcription termination factor Rho: MYKYDELDAMSSQQLADIAGNLGVTKFDAENKEDLVYKILDQQAEVAANNSAASNTNNKKTRQPKQKKGRQPKSDNSNNELATEPSEATNNVENQGKDKKPRDNQRQGKKNRQADNQTIEEQQEKPTSSDSENLPIEIPQPPRRKPGRPSKAQLAAEAAAEKARAELLAIQQIPTSEAKNPSDEKPQTVAELTASDNPEMNEVNPPISNPLALLPSAELQPAQDGITTENTPSDNTTDAPQQINEGQQQQKRRDFRPSKDSSFGSFFRTERKFVPRSQREKEEAAAAAAVAPIVIQEPAQNMAMQKQQQQQNKKNKRNRNNNNNNRDFIPEPQQPRYNFDGLLLASGVLEITPEGYGFLRSSDYNYLASPDDIYVTQQQIKQYGLKTGDVVEGWIRPPKENEKYFPLGEVRDVNGRTPEYIRDRVPFEHLTPLFPDEKFDLTGGRSSNISTRVVDMFSPIGKGQRGLIVAPPKTGKTILLKDIANAIAENHPETYIMILLIDERPEEVTDMSRSVNAEVIASTFDEPAERHVKIAGIVLEKAKRLVECGHDVVILLDSITRLARAYNTVSPASGKILSGGVDANALQKPKRFFGAARNIEGGGSLTIIATALTETSSKMDEVIFEEFKGTGNMELQLDRKLSNKRIFPAVDIMASSTRRDDLLQRQETLQRIWILRRYLSDRTSIEAMEFMRDQMEKTRDNDELLRSMNA